A region from the Populus trichocarpa isolate Nisqually-1 chromosome 18, P.trichocarpa_v4.1, whole genome shotgun sequence genome encodes:
- the LOC7467922 gene encoding uncharacterized protein LOC7467922 isoform X2, with product MDDYSGSKLTGIRQIVRLKEILQKWQSLTVGSKETSLPSPPSDQSPCGIPPAINKRLNSVTCCDSDEESCHSPEPPADVPKGYLAVYVGPELRRFIIPTSYLSHSLFKVLLVKVEEEFGFDHTGALTIPCEIETFKFLLQCMENRPNDHEDEGPAEDAFTVEE from the exons ATGGATGACTATAGTGGCAGCAAGTTGACTGGAATTCGCCAGATTGTTAGGCTAAAGGAAATTCTCCAAAAGTGGCAATCTTTAACGGTCGGCTCAAAAGAAACCAGCCTACCCAGCCCTCCCTCGGATCAATCCCCCTGTGGCATTCCACCAGCAATAAATAAGAGGCTGAACAGTGTTACGTGTTGTGATTCTGATGAGGAGAGTTGCCACAGTCCAGAACCGCCAGCTGATGTACCCAAAGGGTATCTGGCGGTTTATGTTGGACCAGAGCTTCGGAGGTTTATCATCCCAACTAGCTACCTTAGCCACTCCCTGTTCAAGGTTTTGCTGGTAAAGGTTGAAGAGGAGTTTGGGTTTGATCATACTGGTGCGCTTACTATCCCTTGTGAAATTGAGACCTTTAAGTTTCTCCTACAGTGCATGGAGAACCGTCCAAATGACCATGAAGATGAAGGCCCTG CTGAAGATGCTTTTACTGTTGAAGAGTAA
- the LOC7467922 gene encoding uncharacterized protein LOC7467922 isoform X1, with the protein MDDYSGSKLTGIRQIVRLKEILQKWQSLTVGSKETSLPSPPSDQSPCGIPPAINKRLNSVTCCDSDEESCHSPEPPADVPKGYLAVYVGPELRRFIIPTSYLSHSLFKVLLVKVEEEFGFDHTGALTIPCEIETFKFLLQCMENRPNDHEDEGPGDFAAEDAFTVEE; encoded by the exons ATGGATGACTATAGTGGCAGCAAGTTGACTGGAATTCGCCAGATTGTTAGGCTAAAGGAAATTCTCCAAAAGTGGCAATCTTTAACGGTCGGCTCAAAAGAAACCAGCCTACCCAGCCCTCCCTCGGATCAATCCCCCTGTGGCATTCCACCAGCAATAAATAAGAGGCTGAACAGTGTTACGTGTTGTGATTCTGATGAGGAGAGTTGCCACAGTCCAGAACCGCCAGCTGATGTACCCAAAGGGTATCTGGCGGTTTATGTTGGACCAGAGCTTCGGAGGTTTATCATCCCAACTAGCTACCTTAGCCACTCCCTGTTCAAGGTTTTGCTGGTAAAGGTTGAAGAGGAGTTTGGGTTTGATCATACTGGTGCGCTTACTATCCCTTGTGAAATTGAGACCTTTAAGTTTCTCCTACAGTGCATGGAGAACCGTCCAAATGACCATGAAGATGAAGGCCCTG GTGATTTTGCAGCTGAAGATGCTTTTACTGTTGAAGAGTAA